The Rhododendron vialii isolate Sample 1 chromosome 8a, ASM3025357v1 genome has a window encoding:
- the LOC131298328 gene encoding protein SET DOMAIN GROUP 40 isoform X3 yields the protein MQIFTVCLLYEMNKRKSSWWYPYLMELPRSYDTLACWGHFETEALQVDVAIWAAEKATSKAEFSWIEAISLMKELNLKSRTLTFRAWVWASATISSRTLHIPWDDAGCLCPVGDLFNYAAPGEDALDSEDSFVTDGRSSWRNASSSLWNGETTKQYDVEQLDVNLLRLTDGGYEKDVSAYCFYARKNYQKGGQVLLSYGTYTNLELLEHYGFLLDENPNDKAFIPLEPEVYSSCSWPRDSLYIHQNGKPSFALLSALRLWLTPQNQRRSVGHLIYSGSQLSAENEKIVMGWMVKSCKAVLMNFATSVEDDKLLIRKIDRMEDFGRSGKLENVLSTFEGEARAFLENRCLINEESGVKLREFRVIRRYMERWKLAVQWRLRYKRILADCITHCTDVINRIVSDDRSAMRTKHP from the exons ATGCAGATATTTACTGTTTGTTTGTTGTATGAAATGAACAAGAGAAAGAGTTCTTGGTGGTACCCTTACCTGATGGAGTTGCCCCGCAGTTATGACACCCTAGCATGTTGGGGTCATTTTGAGACAGAAGCTTTACAA GTCGATGTTGCCATTTGGGCTGCAGAAAAGGCTACATCGAAGGCTGAATTCAGCTGGATAGAAGCTATTTCCCTCATGAAAGAACTTAACTTGAAGAGTCGTACCCTTACTTTTAGGGCTTGGGTTTGGGCTTCTGCAACT ATATCCTCCCGTACATTGCACATACCATGGGATGATGCCGGCTGTTTATGCCCCGTGGGGGACTTGTTCAATTACGCAGCACCTGGGGAGGATGCCTTGGATTCTGAAGATTCCTTTGTCACTGATGGCCGAAGTAGTTGGAGAAATGCCTCTTCTTCTTTATGGAATGGAGAAACCACAAAACAATATGATGTTGAGCAGCTTGATGTAAATTTGCTAAGGTTAACGGATGGGGGCTACGAGAAAGATGTCTCAGCATATTGCTTCTACGCTAGAAAAAACTACCAAAAAGGAGGGCAG GTGCTTCTAAGCTATGGGACGTACACAAATTTGGAGCTTCTTGAACACTATGGGTTTCTCCTAGATGAAAACCCAAATGACAAGGCTTTTATTCCCTTAGAACCGGAAGTTTATTCCTCTTGTTCATGGCCCAGGGACTCACTATACATCCACCAGAATGGTAAACCATCCTTTGCCCTACTCTCAGCTCTACGGTTATGGCTAACCCCTCAGAACCAGAGGCGCTCTGTTGGACATCTCATTTATTCCGGATCCCAACTATCAGCTGAGAACGAGAAAATTGTCATGGGATGGATGGTAAAAAGTTGCAAAGCTGTTCTGATGAATTTTGCAACATCAGTTGAGGACGACAAATTACTTATCCGCAAAATTGACAGAATGGAAGATTTTGGAAGGTCGGGGAAGCTTGAGAATGTCCTGTCGACATTTGAAGGTGAGGCCCGTGCTTTCCTAGAAAATAGGTGTTTGATTAATGAAGAAAGTGGTGTGAAGCTGCGTGAATTTAGGGTGATAAGGAGATATATGGAGAGATGGAAATTGGCAGTTCAGTGGAGACTCAGGTACAAGAGGATTCTAGCTGACTGCATTACTCATTGTACTGATGTAATCAACAGAATCGTTTCTGACGATCGTTCAGCCATGAGAACTAAGCACCCATAA